Proteins encoded within one genomic window of Anopheles gambiae chromosome 3, idAnoGambNW_F1_1, whole genome shotgun sequence:
- the LOC1275554 gene encoding uncharacterized protein LOC1275554 isoform X1 gives MLKHVQISPMRSRADSLSMRSSTSCASSLCGSPEPPGGDPLRSHSRASSYSSLNETIPQTTIKIYTACLRQDIEYKTLGISYDATSKSVVQQVLRRCKMRHRDPRLFYLTMEVTVRRPGVKSVLELDDEARPALLQACHPKGDSRFCLQQKPGGLIRVHTSALQPNSQYKSLLISEETTSDELLSLLLSCYNSIEPVEQFSLYEVCPGQEYQRKLHPDDLPLKTQLQRQQKGEIMHFLVRRNPNYPRRRQLLATIAESKHFILNTSLDSSNASHPAAHHHLHLQQQQHHHHHLHHHRLSLHSGSFSLGPSGTPTNTFISDIVDGLSSLNDLPAEAKSLRLKETSTFCPVSLDDSAASTDSNDSTESSSSCSSFSSLSSDSSFEEPEKSSTAGMNDTPVLPPPPEVKSKNSAQHQQPPPRPAKSSTMLAALARPTSLLPASTLAAPSYNPVYNIREIRSISQSFAALAIDKKLADNIRSSAGGVKAPNTAEGGLTRGSSGSSSNGALLKEIVNTDPAKGVGNFVYI, from the exons ATGCTGAAGCACGTGCAGATCTCGCCGATGCGCAGCCGGGCCGACTCACTGTCCATGCGGTCGTCGACGTCCTGTGCGTCGTCGCTGTGCGGCAGCCCGGAGCCACCCGGGGGCGATCCGCTTCGCAGCCATTCGCGAGCGTCCAGCTACTCCAGCCTGAACGAAACCATTCCCCAG ACGACAATCAAAATCTACACGGCCTGTTTGCGGCAGGACATCGAGTACAAAACGTTGGGGATTTCGTATGATGCCACCAGCAAGAGCGTCGTCCAGCAGGTTCTGCGAAG GTGCAAGATGCGCCATCGTGACCCGAGGCTCTTCTATCTCACGATGGAAGTCACCGTCCGTCGGCCGGGTGTCAAGTCCGTGCTGGAGCTCGATGACGAGGCACGGCCAGCGCTCCTACAAGCCTGCCACCCGAAAGGTGACTCCAG GTTTTGTCTTCAGCAAAAACCCGGCGGTCTGATACGGGTTCACACCTCCGCGCTCCAGCCCAACTCCCAGTACAAGTCGCTGCTCATCTCCGAGGAAACAACGTCCGACGAGctgctgtcgctgctgctCTCCTGCTACAACTCCATCGAGCCGGTGGAACAGTTCTCCCTCTACGAGGTCTGCCCCGGCCAGGAGTACCAGCGCAAACTGCACCCGGACGACCTGCCGCTCAAGACGCAACTCCAGCGCCAGCAGAAGGGCGAGATTATGCACTTTCTCGTGCGCCGCAATCCCAACTACCCCCGGCGCCGGCAACTGCTGGCCACCATTGCCGAATCGAAACACTTTATCCTGAACACATCGCTCGACTCGTCGAACGCATCCCACCCGGCCGCTCACCACCATCTGcatcttcagcagcagcaacaccaccatcaccacctccATCATCATCGGTTGTCGCTTCATTCGGGCAGCTTCTCGCTCGGACCGTCCGGTACGCCCACCAACACCTTCATCTCGGACATTGTCGATGGGCTCAGCTCGCTGAACGATCTGCCCGCCGAGGCGAAAAGCTTGCGGCTAAAGGAGACCAGCACCTTCTGCCCGGTCTCGCTGGACGATTCGGCCGCCTCGACCGACTCGAACGACTCGACCGAATCATCCTCATCCtgctcctccttttcctccctcTCGTCCGACTCTTCCTTTGAGGAGCCGGAAAAGTCGAGCACGGCTGGCATGAACGACACGCCCGTGCTGCCCCCACCGCCCGAGGTGAAGAGCAAAAACAGTGCGCAACATCAGCAGCCTCCGCCGCGGCCAGCCAAATCGTCGACCATGCTGGCGGCACTGGCCCGTCCCACCTCGCTCCTGCCCGCCTCGACGCTGGCGGCCCCCTCGTACAATCCCGTGTACAACATACGGGAAATTCGCTCCATCAGTCAGTCGTTCGCGGCGCTCGCCATCGACAAGAAGCTGGCCGACAACATTCGGAGCAGTGCCGGCGGGGTGAAAGCGCCCAACACTGCCGAGGGTGGTCTTACGCggggcagcagcggcagcagcagtaacggTGCACTGCTGAAGGAGATCGTCAACACCGACCCGGCGAAAGGTGTCGGTAACTTTgtctacatttag
- the LOC1275554 gene encoding homeobox protein B-H1 isoform X2 produces MRHRDPRLFYLTMEVTVRRPGVKSVLELDDEARPALLQACHPKGDSRFCLQQKPGGLIRVHTSALQPNSQYKSLLISEETTSDELLSLLLSCYNSIEPVEQFSLYEVCPGQEYQRKLHPDDLPLKTQLQRQQKGEIMHFLVRRNPNYPRRRQLLATIAESKHFILNTSLDSSNASHPAAHHHLHLQQQQHHHHHLHHHRLSLHSGSFSLGPSGTPTNTFISDIVDGLSSLNDLPAEAKSLRLKETSTFCPVSLDDSAASTDSNDSTESSSSCSSFSSLSSDSSFEEPEKSSTAGMNDTPVLPPPPEVKSKNSAQHQQPPPRPAKSSTMLAALARPTSLLPASTLAAPSYNPVYNIREIRSISQSFAALAIDKKLADNIRSSAGGVKAPNTAEGGLTRGSSGSSSNGALLKEIVNTDPAKGVGNFVYI; encoded by the exons ATGCGCCATCGTGACCCGAGGCTCTTCTATCTCACGATGGAAGTCACCGTCCGTCGGCCGGGTGTCAAGTCCGTGCTGGAGCTCGATGACGAGGCACGGCCAGCGCTCCTACAAGCCTGCCACCCGAAAGGTGACTCCAG GTTTTGTCTTCAGCAAAAACCCGGCGGTCTGATACGGGTTCACACCTCCGCGCTCCAGCCCAACTCCCAGTACAAGTCGCTGCTCATCTCCGAGGAAACAACGTCCGACGAGctgctgtcgctgctgctCTCCTGCTACAACTCCATCGAGCCGGTGGAACAGTTCTCCCTCTACGAGGTCTGCCCCGGCCAGGAGTACCAGCGCAAACTGCACCCGGACGACCTGCCGCTCAAGACGCAACTCCAGCGCCAGCAGAAGGGCGAGATTATGCACTTTCTCGTGCGCCGCAATCCCAACTACCCCCGGCGCCGGCAACTGCTGGCCACCATTGCCGAATCGAAACACTTTATCCTGAACACATCGCTCGACTCGTCGAACGCATCCCACCCGGCCGCTCACCACCATCTGcatcttcagcagcagcaacaccaccatcaccacctccATCATCATCGGTTGTCGCTTCATTCGGGCAGCTTCTCGCTCGGACCGTCCGGTACGCCCACCAACACCTTCATCTCGGACATTGTCGATGGGCTCAGCTCGCTGAACGATCTGCCCGCCGAGGCGAAAAGCTTGCGGCTAAAGGAGACCAGCACCTTCTGCCCGGTCTCGCTGGACGATTCGGCCGCCTCGACCGACTCGAACGACTCGACCGAATCATCCTCATCCtgctcctccttttcctccctcTCGTCCGACTCTTCCTTTGAGGAGCCGGAAAAGTCGAGCACGGCTGGCATGAACGACACGCCCGTGCTGCCCCCACCGCCCGAGGTGAAGAGCAAAAACAGTGCGCAACATCAGCAGCCTCCGCCGCGGCCAGCCAAATCGTCGACCATGCTGGCGGCACTGGCCCGTCCCACCTCGCTCCTGCCCGCCTCGACGCTGGCGGCCCCCTCGTACAATCCCGTGTACAACATACGGGAAATTCGCTCCATCAGTCAGTCGTTCGCGGCGCTCGCCATCGACAAGAAGCTGGCCGACAACATTCGGAGCAGTGCCGGCGGGGTGAAAGCGCCCAACACTGCCGAGGGTGGTCTTACGCggggcagcagcggcagcagcagtaacggTGCACTGCTGAAGGAGATCGTCAACACCGACCCGGCGAAAGGTGTCGGTAACTTTgtctacatttag